The Colias croceus chromosome 11, ilColCroc2.1 genome has a segment encoding these proteins:
- the LOC123695546 gene encoding uncharacterized protein LOC123695546 yields MRLNTIMNNIKILSGDEIVKKGVTRLEANLPELGLKDVVPNGSWLEQKQIQASLEAKKCLIEVERIEKRGQLSHAEWKDELMLAEVTQKCGGYWQYLGHNVGRILYLRPEEALLLMELNCLLLKYGGVTVSLQQAYTLLLRGDINLLKYKVYALLSRIGYKVYKHRALVNNRLKSEQKNENLDENTSIPLSESQLNENVTNNAGKTNESTLEGALVNNRLKTEQKHENLDENTSIPLSESQLNEIVTTNEEKSREDTPLCDRACSSNGTKETEVASENENKEPEKDHTSETINVQSYNSVYKSYHNKLSRLKNRKLKQSCAITTNDIFSTIPDLLEKRTVTLKVPEAKYVPNDMVLEESYTINLRNVPKKCTRSSSLSYSSSDEASGSHIKRLRTASTSGPSNSNRPHSTQMYHNNHFRQFSYLRPQSNFNYFNINMLFHRPFIQQIFFPSPFQSRGSLFFQRPQFYQRSQIFQRLPLNNFNYFNSRGNNYVAQNNVSNQEAYLQRIKALAQKLKQLVARGNVNQDNTQSLQRLLNTYNSRYKTNLRLGPYFDIVTADAIETIDLDMDDEEPQNKKRKTDDDSLEDNLKSIKIMALELKALEINGKATPRHRRTFSKLLKTFNRCYNCDYYLNSVHDVINRRQIILDSSSDTDCVIQEETTKAPAQKCKKSKKLRNPFNILKRLSEKQDIANEANISTHDKCLEIKDKKYTDAIKETIKGKWLPSENDFGRVELCEEYGIDPLLSKTKLLYDFAKFKSNAFENWLGLKIAFLESLKESITEFQDISLFQTHFDVDCLVKPEDCSDTQSVLQKLRIIKSNKEITSNSTLNMDFDVYNRDVENFKKTDPPTPHFRVICLEESSTLPTASEIEALHSQHSDNVPIVFALVSMSSVSYLQVKPMEIPVHIPSDNYR; encoded by the exons ATGCGTTTGAATACAATCATGAACAATATAAAGATATTATC cgGTGATGAGATTGTGAAAAAAGGTGTAACTAGACTCGAGGCAAATTTACCTGAATTAGGATTGAAAGATGTAGTCCCGAATGGTTCTTGGTtagaacaaaaacaaattcaagCATCACTGGAAGCCAAGAAGTGTCTCATAGAAGTTGAACGTATCgaaaaaag AGGTCAACTTAGTCATGCAGAATGGAAAGATGAGCTCATGTTAGCTGAAGTAACGCAGAAGTGTGGTGGTTACTGGCAATACTTAGGTCACAATGTTGGGAGAATTCTTTATTTGAGACCTGAGGAAGCATTGCTGTTGATGGAATtg AATTGTCTGCTCCTTAAATATGGCGGAGTAACAGTATCACTACAACAAGCCTACACCTTACTACTGCGAGGGGatataaatctattaaaatacaaagtaTATGCTTTATTAAGTAGGATAGGTTACAAAGTTTATAAACATAGAGCTCTTGTTAATAATAGATTGAAATCAGAACAGAAAAATGAAAACCTTGACGAAAATACTAGCATACCTTTGAGTGAATCCCAACTCaatgaaaatgttacaaataatgCAGGTAAAACAAATGAAAGTACACTAGAAGGAGCTCTTGTTAATAATAGATTGAAAACAGAACAGAAACATGAGAATCTTGATGAAAATACAAGCATACCTTTGAGTGAGTCTCAACTCAATGAAATTGTTACAACTAATGAAGAAAAATCAAGAGAAGACACGCCACTATGTGATAGAGCCTGTTCTTCTAATGGCACTAAGGAAACAGAAGTTGCCAGTGAAAATGAGAATAAAGAGCCAGAAAAAGATCACACTAGTGAAACAATCAATGTACAATCATATAACTCTGTTTATAAAAGTTACCACAACAAGTTATCAAGATTAAAGAATAGGAAACTAAAACAATCCTGTGCAATTACAACAAATGATATATTCAGTACTATTCCAGATTTATTAGAAAAGCGCACTGTAACTTTAAAGGTGCCAGAAGCTAAATATGTTCCAAATGATATGGTTCTTGAAGAATCATATACAATTAACTTAAGGAATGTGCCCAAAAAGTGTACAAGATCATCTAGTTTATCTTATAGTTCTAGTGATGAAGCAAGTGGAAGTCACATAAAAAGATTAAGGACTGCATCCACCAGTGGCCcatcaaattcaaatagaCCTCATTCAACACAAATGTACCACAATAATCATTTCAGACAGTTCTCCTATTTAAGACCACAATCTAACTTcaattactttaatattaacatgCTATTCCACAGACCCTTTATTCAACAAATATTCTTTCCGTCACCTTTCCAATCCCGAGGTTCCCTGTTCTTTCAAAGGCCTCAGTTTTATCAGAGATCACAGATATTTCAAAGGCTACCTCTTAACAACTTCAATTACTTTAATAGCAgaggaaataattatgtagcaCAGAATAACGTGAGCAATCAAGAAGCTTACTTACAGAGGATAAAAGCTTTGGCTCAAAAGTTGAAGCAACTTGTAGCAAGGGGTAATGTTAATCAAGATAACACTCAGTCCTTACAAAGACTCCTCAACACCTACAATTCAAGATACAAAACAAATCTAAGGCTAGGcccatattttgatattgtcACTGCTGATGCAATAGAAACCATTGACCTAGACATGGACGATGAAGAaccacaaaataaaaagcggAAAACGGATGATGATTCTCTTGAAGATAAccttaaatcaattaaaataatggcGTTAGAATTAAAAGCTCTAGAAATTAATGGCAAAGCAACACCAAGGCATAGGAGAACATTCTCGAAATTACTAAAAACATTCAATAGATGTTATAattgtgattattatttaaattctgtACATGATGTAATTAATCGGAGGCAAATAATTCTCGATTCCTCATCTGACACAGACTGTGTAatacaagaagaaacaactAAAGCACCTGCACAGAAATgtaaaaagagtaaaaaatTAAGGAATCCCTTTAATATTCTCAAACGGTTGTCCGAAAAACAAGATATTGCTAATGAAGCTAATATCTCAACTCATGATAaatgtttagaaataaaagataaaaaatatactgatGCTATTAAAGAAACTATAAAAGGCAAGTGGCTTCCTAGTGAGAACGATTTTGGCCGAGTAGAACTATGTGAAGAATATGGCATAGATCCATTGCTATCAAAGACAAAACTTCTATATGATTTTGccaaatttaaatcaaatgcGTTTGAAAACTGGTTAGGATTGAAAATAGCTTTCTTGGAAAGTCTAAAAGAAAGTATTACGGAATTCCAAGACATTTCTTTGTTCCAAACTCATTTTGATGTAGATTGCTTAGTTAAGCCTGAAGATTGTAGCGATACTCAGTCAGTACTACAAAagttaagaataataaaatcgaACAAAGAAATTACTAGTAATTCAACACTGAAtatggattttgatgtataCAATAGAGATGTGGAGAATTTTAAGAAAACTGACCCTCCAACACCACATTTCCGAGTTATTTGCCTAGA GGAATCATCAACACTACCAACAGCGTCAGAAATCGAGGCTCTTCATTCACAGCACTCAGATAATGTTCCAATAGTGTTTGCTCTAGTCAGTATGAGCTCAGTATCATACTTACAAGTGAAGCCTATGGAAATACCTGTACATATACCAAGTGATAACTatcgataa
- the LOC123695478 gene encoding heparan sulfate glucosamine 3-O-sulfotransferase 3B1 yields MRWIPLSSKRTTFIYFTLLFLLYLLYVLNTSLVDERKVSVRLSWNHISKYKDAAFKFATFLGLNLDGGYEYRRLHKSNQVPIKKLPDALIIGVKKCGTRALLEFLRLHPDVRAAGSEVHFFDKYYHKGFEWYRDKMPPTLEGQITMEKTPSYWVTKSAPKRVFAMNPLVKLLAVVRDPVTRAISDYTQSASKRPGLPRFEDFALINSTLQWGGAWAIDGSWPPVRLGIYARPYRRWLRRFPKSRLLLINGERLVADPAAEMARVQDFLGLKRVITDKHFYFNSTKGFPCLLKSETKSIPHCLGKTKGRNHPHIEQAVLDRLKEFYKPHNEKFYELSGINFKWP; encoded by the exons ATGAGATGGATACCACTTTCTTCCAAACGAACTACGTTTATATATTtcacattattatttctattatatttattatatgtgttGAATACTTCCTTAGTTGATGAACGTAAG GTCTCAGTCAGGCTTTCTTGGAAccacatttcaaaatataaagacgCTGCATTTAAATTTGCTACGTTTTTAGGATTGAACTTAGATGGAGGTTACGAGTATCGCAGATTGCATAAATCCAACCAAGTACCCATTAAAAAACTTCCAGATGCTCTCATTATAGGCGTAAAGAAATGTGGTACACGGGCGTTATTAGAATTTTTAAG gcTGCATCCAGACGTGCGAGCCGCAGGATCAGAAGTTCATTTCTTTGACAAGTACTATCACAAAGGTTTTGAATGGTACAG AGATAAAATGCCGCCAACGCTAGAAGGGCAGATTACAATGGAAAAGACACCTTCGTATTGGGTGACGAAATCCGCCCCTAAACGAGTATTTGCTATGAACCCTCTTGTAAAACTGCTAGCTGTTGTTAGAGATCCCGTGACGCGAGCAATAAGCGATTATACTCAGTCTGCTAG cAAACGACCAGGATTACCTCGTTTCGAAGACTTCGCCCTCATAAATAGCACTTTACAATGGGGCGGGGCTTGGGCCATAGATGGATCATGGCCACCAGTTAGATTGGGGATATATGCGCGACCATATCGTAGATGGCTGCGTAGGTTTCCTAAATCTAGACTTTTATTGATTAATGGTGAGAGACTTGTTGCTGATCCAGCTGCTGAAATGGCAAGAGTTCAG GATTTCCTCGGTCTCAAACGAGTTATCACGGAcaagcatttttatttcaactcAACGAAGGGCTTCCCTTGTCTTCTTAAATCTGAAACAAAGTCGATACCACACTGTTTGGGTAAAACCAAGGGCAGAAATCATCCCCATATAGAGCAAGCTGTATTAGATCGTCTAAAAGAATTTTATAAACCGCACAATGAAAAGTTTTACGAACTATCTggcattaattttaaatggccGTGA